GAGCGAACCGTTCATCGAAGTTGCGCTCAACCGACAGCGTCCGCAATCCGAGCGGATTCGAGCGATCGAGATCCTCACCGAGAAGTTTCGGGGGCTGGATGGCGACATGCTTTACAGCCTCGCGTCAGATCCCGATCCCGTGGTTCGTGCACGGGCTGTTTGGTCCGTTGGCCGTTCCGAAACGGCGTCTCCCAGCGTGCGAGACCTTGTCTGGTATCTCGGGGATGCCAATCCGCAGGTTGTGCGAACCGCGATGGAAGCACTGATTGGGGCAGGTGAGAATGTTTTCGATTCGTATGTTGATGCACTCGGCGAACAGCTCGCCCATCCCGACCGATATGTTCGCCAGACAGCGATGCGATTATTGGTCAAGTGCCGACCGGAAACATCTCGTTCGATGGCTGCCAAAGGATTCGCAAAAGGATGGAGCGCTGCCATTCCTGTCGCGGCGGCCTTCGCTTTGAAGAATGAAGGTGTTCAGGATTATCCGATTGATATTGCCCTGCAGGTTCTTCAGTCGACGCGGCCGAACGAACTGAAACTCGAAGCGGTTCGAGTTCTTCAGTTGGGGCTTGGTGATCTTGTGCCTGATTCCCCGGAAGTCGCTCCAGTCTTCGATGGATACGCCTCACCTCAGGATTTGTCATCATCGACAGAGCAAATGGCGAAAGTTGTCACGGCTCTCGAAAAGGTTTACCCAACCGGAAGCCCTCTTCTCGACCGTGAACTTGAACGAACGATGTCGATTGTTTCTGCAAACAGCGAGTCACTTTTTGCTGACGTGCTCAGTCGACTGACTGACGAGTCCGATCCAGTTGAAGACTTGCATCGGCTCATCGTTCTTTCACGGATGCCTGTGCCAAGGACGAGTGATCAACGTCTTCAAATTGCAAAGACACTGGTCAACGTCGATCACAAAATTGATCGGCTGCAATTGCGACAAGATACCAACTGGGCAGACCGCACACTCGAGGTTTACACCCGTCTGGTTCAACAGGATCAGCAACTGCCGGAAGCGATTCTCGCGACTCCAGGATTTGGCCATCCGGGACATGTTCAGTTCTTGAGTCAGTTTCCACCGCAGTTATTTGGTGAGACGATTCAAGTCTTCTCGCAAACGATTCGAAACGATCCCGACTACCCCTGGAACAGCGACGTTCTGTTTCTCTTGTCGGAGTCGCCCAACAAGGAAGATCATGAACTCATCCGCGAAATGTATGCTGATTATGCGTTGCGTTCCGCGGTGATCTCGTGCTTGTCGATTAATCCAACGGAGGCCGATCGGAAATACTTCTACGAGAGTCTCGATTCTGCGAGTGAAGAGACTTTGCAGGAGTGCGTTTCGTCGCTGGGATTGTTGTCTCCAACTCAGGACCCGGCTGAAAACGTTGCGCTGGTTCGTTCTCTTCGACAACTCGGAGACAGCGGAATCGAACGACAGATTCGCGACCAGATTGTCGAACTGCTACGAAGAAATCACGGAGAGAATTTCAACTACGTGATGGGACGCGATGGAGATTCGCAGTCAGCAGAAATCGCAGCCTGGACCGACTTTGTTTCCAAGAAGTTTCCGGAAGAGTTCGCGTCCCGTTCTGGATCGGAAGAGCTTGGCTTGGATCAGTTAAAAGATCGATTAGCGTCGATTGACTGGTCTTCCGGAAGCCCATTGGCCGGCGAAAAACTCTTCCGGGGCAGAGGGTGTATTCAATGTCATGGTGGACGAAGCGCACTCGGGCCGGATCTCAGCGGAGTCGCTGGCCGTTTCTCGCGTGAGGACCTGTTTACGGCGATCGCGTTTCCACATCTCGATGTTTCTCCGCGATATCAGACGACGCAAATCGCGACGGTCAACGGAAAGATTCACACCGGTTTGATCGTGTACGAATCGGTGGACGGATTAGTCCTTCGGGATTCGAATAACCGAACGTATCGCATTGAGACCGAGGACATCGAAGTGCGAAGGCGATTAAGTCAGTCGCTGATGCCGGAAGGTCTGTTGAAAGATCTCTCCGATGATGACCTTTCACATCTTTACACCTATCTGCAAAGCCTGGGTGGACGAAGAACCGTTTCGGCAAACGGAAGTGAGTCTGAGTAGATTCAGGCTCATTGGA
The sequence above is drawn from the Thalassoglobus sp. JC818 genome and encodes:
- a CDS encoding PVC-type heme-binding CxxCH protein; amino-acid sequence: MRVPEGFEVTLFADDDLAHDIYSMAVDSFGRVVVSGAGYIKILHDTDGDGRADDASLYVDGPKGGVQGMYFAGRDLICSGEGGLIRYRDRDGDDRADGPPDLFWRIKTGGEHDLHAIRKGPDGWWYVIAGNNAGIDRRYIKLDTTPVQNPQAGAVLRFQPDLSAGEVYADGFRNAYDFDFGAAGDVFTFDSDGERDISLPWYRPTRVFHVLPGSNAGWLTRSWKRPDWFFDMPPAVGEFGRGSPTGVECYRHPHFPEEYQGALFVLDWTYGRVFALPLEPSGATWSSEPIDFMSAIGQHGFAPTDAAVGPDGSLYISVGGRGTRGGVYRIRATGRSDKAGLRYVSEIPKTAAERVEHCLRAPQPLSSWSRRIWEPIVAELPSEPFIEVALNRQRPQSERIRAIEILTEKFRGLDGDMLYSLASDPDPVVRARAVWSVGRSETASPSVRDLVWYLGDANPQVVRTAMEALIGAGENVFDSYVDALGEQLAHPDRYVRQTAMRLLVKCRPETSRSMAAKGFAKGWSAAIPVAAAFALKNEGVQDYPIDIALQVLQSTRPNELKLEAVRVLQLGLGDLVPDSPEVAPVFDGYASPQDLSSSTEQMAKVVTALEKVYPTGSPLLDRELERTMSIVSANSESLFADVLSRLTDESDPVEDLHRLIVLSRMPVPRTSDQRLQIAKTLVNVDHKIDRLQLRQDTNWADRTLEVYTRLVQQDQQLPEAILATPGFGHPGHVQFLSQFPPQLFGETIQVFSQTIRNDPDYPWNSDVLFLLSESPNKEDHELIREMYADYALRSAVISCLSINPTEADRKYFYESLDSASEETLQECVSSLGLLSPTQDPAENVALVRSLRQLGDSGIERQIRDQIVELLRRNHGENFNYVMGRDGDSQSAEIAAWTDFVSKKFPEEFASRSGSEELGLDQLKDRLASIDWSSGSPLAGEKLFRGRGCIQCHGGRSALGPDLSGVAGRFSREDLFTAIAFPHLDVSPRYQTTQIATVNGKIHTGLIVYESVDGLVLRDSNNRTYRIETEDIEVRRRLSQSLMPEGLLKDLSDDDLSHLYTYLQSLGGRRTVSANGSESE